Part of the Acidobacteriota bacterium genome, GGCGGGAGGTCCGACGCGCGAGGCGGACTCAGGACGGATGTACGTGATCCGAGCCAGCGGCGCGGTACGTAGCCGCAGATCTACTCCGGATTACCTGGCGGGCAGCTTCCGCAATCTGCGCTTGATGCCGGGCGACGCGATCGTGGTGCCGCAGAACTTTGATCACGTCCCACTGATCACAACGTTAAAGGATTGGTCGGCCGTGCTCGGCCAATTCGGGCTGGGGATCGCGGCGATCCGGGTGATCATACAAGGGAACAACTGACGCCTGAATCACCGAGTCCGCGGGGCGAGTCCGCCCGAGAACTGCGGTTGGTGTAGGGGCGGGCACGCCGTCATGGCACCGCGGTAGCTCGGGAGCCAACCCCTGCAAGGCGTATGATATAAAATCAGCTAACTGCTCCTTAAGTGATTGATCTAAGAGGCAGTTAGGTCACAGTGGCTCTGTAAGTGACGGGGCGAAGCTGTGTCCAGCAGATGGTGAACGGTCACGCAAAACTCGATCCCTCCCACCACGTCGCTCCTCCACCGGTCGAGTACCTGGAGGCCAACTGGTATGCCGCCCACACCTGCGCACGTCATGAAAAGCGAGTGGCCGCGCAGTTGAGCGAAAAGAACGTCGAGCACCTTCTCCCGCTCTATGAGACCGTGCACCGGTGGAAGGACCGCCGGGTCAAGGTGTTGTTGCCCCTATTTCCAGGCTATGTGTTTGTGCGGATCGCCTTGCGCGACCGGCTGCAGGTCCTGCAGATCCCGAGCATCGTGCGCTTGGTCGGGTCTGGCAGCCGCCCGGTAGCTCTCCCCGCCGGAGAGATCGAGGCGTTGCGCAACGGCCTTGTCGATCAGGTCCGCGTCGAGCCCCATCCGTACTTGCGGGTGGGCCGCCGGGTACGGATCAAGACCGGACCCTTCCAGGGTCTTGCGGGGATACTCAAACGCAAGCGAGGGAAGTCTCGTTTGGTGCTCTCCGTCGATCTGATCATGCGGTCTGTGAGTCTCGACATCGACGGGATGGAAGTCGAACCGCTTCCGCTTCGGCGACAGCCGCTAGGCGAAGGTTATTTCCAATAGGTCTGTGGGAGCACGACCGCGTGAAAAGCAGTGAACTCAGTTATTTGATCCACATATGAATCTGAAGAGCGCGAAGATCCTGGTGACCGGCGCCGACGGCTTCATCGGTTCACACCTCGCTGAGTACCTGGTGTCGCAGGGCTGTGATGTTCGCGCCTTCGTTTTCTACAATTCCTTCAATTCGTGGGGCTGGCTGGACCACGCCGCGCCCGAGATCAAGAAATCACTCGACGTCTTCGCCGGCGACATCCGTGATCCCCATGGCGTTCAAGTCGCGATGCGGGGATGCGACGTAGTCCTGCATCTCGCGGCGCTGATCGCGATCCCGTATTCCTATCACTCGCCCAGCATGTACGTAGAGACGAACGTTCGTGGGACCCTGAACATCGTGCAGGCGGCGCAGGATCTCGGCGTCCAGAAGGTAGTCCACACCTCGACCAGTGAAGTTTATGGGACGGCGCAGTTCGTCCCCATCACCGAGGAGCACCCACTGCAAGGGCAGTCGCCGTACTCAGCCACGAAGATTGGCGCCGACCAGATCGCGATGTCGTTCTACAGCTCGTTTAACGTCCCCATCGCCATCGTCCGTCCCTTCAATACCTACGGACCTAGGCAGTCCGCGAGAGCGGTGATCCCAACCATCATCACGCAGATCGCCAACGGGGGGAAGCGGGTGAAGCTGGGCTCGGTCTTGCCAACCCGCGATTTTAGCTTCGTCAAAGATACCGTGCGCGGCATCGTGGCGATGGCCAGATCAGACGAAGCGGTAGGCAAGGTCGTGAACCTGGGCAGCAATTTCGAGATCTCGATCCGCGAGACCGTGGACTTGATCTCCCAGATCATGGGAGTGAAGGTCGAGATCGAGACGGATGCCGTTCGCCTCCGCCCGCAAAAAAGCGAAGTGGAGCGACTCTGGGCTGACAATAGAAAGGCCAAGCAAGTGCTGGGATGGGAACCAGAGTACGCAGGACGGGAAGGATTCGGTCGCGGCCTGAAAGAGACGATCGCTTGGTTCACAGATGCCCACAACCTCGAGGGTTTCAAGTCTGACATCTACAACCTCTAAACGCACAGCGGGCGTGGATATCCCGCGCGTCGTCGCCACGATCCGCCAGGCGCTGCCGCCTGAGGCTAAGGACGTGGCGCTGCACGAGCCGCGCTTTGCCGGCAGCGAGTGGAGCTACGTCAAGGAGTGCCTGGATACCGGGTGGGTGTCTTCGGCAGGTACCTTCGTCGAGCGCTTCGAGAAGATGCTGGCCGAATTCACCGGCGCGCGGCGAGCCATCGCTGTCACCAACGGTACTGCGGCGCTGCACATCTGCCTCCGGTCGGTGGGCGTGCAGCCCGGCGACGAGGTGATCGTTCCGACCCTGACGTTCGTAGCCACCGCTAACGCGG contains:
- a CDS encoding UpxY family transcription antiterminator is translated as MVNGHAKLDPSHHVAPPPVEYLEANWYAAHTCARHEKRVAAQLSEKNVEHLLPLYETVHRWKDRRVKVLLPLFPGYVFVRIALRDRLQVLQIPSIVRLVGSGSRPVALPAGEIEALRNGLVDQVRVEPHPYLRVGRRVRIKTGPFQGLAGILKRKRGKSRLVLSVDLIMRSVSLDIDGMEVEPLPLRRQPLGEGYFQ
- a CDS encoding NAD-dependent 4,6-dehydratase LegB, whose translation is MNLKSAKILVTGADGFIGSHLAEYLVSQGCDVRAFVFYNSFNSWGWLDHAAPEIKKSLDVFAGDIRDPHGVQVAMRGCDVVLHLAALIAIPYSYHSPSMYVETNVRGTLNIVQAAQDLGVQKVVHTSTSEVYGTAQFVPITEEHPLQGQSPYSATKIGADQIAMSFYSSFNVPIAIVRPFNTYGPRQSARAVIPTIITQIANGGKRVKLGSVLPTRDFSFVKDTVRGIVAMARSDEAVGKVVNLGSNFEISIRETVDLISQIMGVKVEIETDAVRLRPQKSEVERLWADNRKAKQVLGWEPEYAGREGFGRGLKETIAWFTDAHNLEGFKSDIYNL